A genomic window from Impatiens glandulifera unplaced genomic scaffold, dImpGla2.1, whole genome shotgun sequence includes:
- the LOC124917151 gene encoding neurofilament heavy polypeptide-like, whose amino-acid sequence MLVGLIEGTKVKWAKEVFHNLKEMVKPDATRSWGYAIPLGKIFLHHNINTGPSVIISSGRLIRSKQFLERKQPAPGSTGGRKKTTARNRLRRKKKAGSKGKEKIVFSEPPPQTEEEESASTSERTESEKTDNEGPNDEEHSGPSPDNTGTGANSETVEGGEESTPRIDKSPTHGPTPPRANPATNETDEGTETPLTAQQQTEQTGASGPGITEDRVKILLQEFADSTVHPLEEKFNKTVSLALRFANNTRNTLLMTDDRISEIEAAHREEAVLRSNHLRRTAILEDMTSEIEKNFDRLERETEQRLTEVTEDLVGTTLDGVSELEKKNAGLEADLKALSPQVDELLKAKMNADAAVVEANSQAAKKVQDALDDEARREKEPPQLTEEERAERERRTEAKFPGLAKLVAAQAAKDAERLERERQRLEGFAAANKKKKEVPSSSVPAKRKRDSSKKAQVAELLNEVTDTVIESLPDQATHVEEEDEEHLEHRSTRQRVSESASRPQPVKRKRNKKLMASYDFSDTE is encoded by the exons atgctaGTCGGCTTGATAGAAGGCACAAAAGTGAAGTGGGCGAAGGAAGTGTTCCACAACTTGAAggaaatggtgaaaccggacgCAACCCgatcatggggatacgccatccctctTGGTAAAATCTTTCTTCaccacaacatcaacaccggtcccaGTGTCATTATCTCATCCGGAAGGTTAATCAGATCCAAACAATTCCTggaaaggaagcagccggcccccggttccacaggtggccgaaagaagacaaCCGCAAGAAATCGGCTCCGGCGAAAGAAAAAAGCTGGAAGCAAGGGGAAAGAGAAGATAGTATTCTCAGAACCTCCACCACAAACGGAGGAGGAAGAGTCGGCTTCCACATCTGAACGAACCGAATCAGAGAAGACCGATAACGAAGGACCGAATGATGAAGAGCATTCGGGCCCAAGTCCCGATAACACCGGCACGGGCGCAAACTCTGAAACCGTCGAGGGCGGTGAAGAAAgca CTCCACGGATCGATAAGAGTCCAACTCAcggtccaacacctccaagggcgAATCCGGCAACAAATGAAACCGATGAAGGGACGGAGACCCCTCTTACAGCGCAACAACAAACTGAACAAACCGGGGCTTCAGGACCGGGCATCACAGAGGACAGGGTCAAGATCCTTCTCCAAGAGTTTGCAGACTCGACAGTTCACCCATTGGAGGAGAAATTCAATAAAACCGTAAGCCTGGCACTCCGGTTCGCCAACAATACAAGGAATACTCTGTTGATGACAGATGACCGGATCTCAGAAATCGAAGCTGCTCACCGGGAGGAAGCGGTTCTGCGCAGCAACCACCTTCGGCGAACCGCGATTTTGGAAGATATGACCTCCGAGATAGAAAAGAACTTcgaccggcttgaaagagagaccgaacAAAGATTGACAGAGGTTACTGAGGAtctggtcggcacaacacttGACGGGGTCTCCGAacttgaaaagaagaatgcggGTCTCGaggccgacctcaaggcgcttTCCCCACAAGTCGATGAACTACTCAAGGCTAAGATGAATGCGGATGCTGCGGTTGTGGAAGCCAATTCCCAAGCGGCTAAGAAGGTCCAAGATGCGCTGGACGACGAAGCGAGAAGAGAAAAGGAGCCTCCGCAACTCACCGAAGAAGAAAGAGCCGAGCGAGAACGGAGGACAGAGGCTAAGTTTCCGGGACTTGCAAAGTTGgtagccgctcaagctgcgaaggatgcAGAGCGGTTAGAAAGGGAAAGACAAAGGCTAGAAGGATTTGCAGCCgctaacaaaaagaaaaaggaggtcccttcctcttcggttccggcaaagCGGAAAAGGGATTCCTCAAAGAAGGCTCAAGTGGCCGAGCTGCTGAATGAGGTCACCGACACGGTTATTGAGAGTCTACCGGATCAGGCTACTCACGtcgaagaagaggatgaagagCACCTAGAGCAccggtctacaagacaacgagtctccGAATCGGCCAGTCGACCGCAACCAGTAAAGAGAAAACGGAATAAGAAGTTGATGGCCAGTTACGACTTCTCGGACAcggaatag